In a genomic window of Rubripirellula tenax:
- a CDS encoding alginate lyase family protein translates to MTQHLRSCIVPFAVVFIAASSVALDGHAFEPDGGFSHPGIAHRRASIDFVKEKLRASEEPWSTAWKQLCDSSYASLDWEAQPRAHVERGPSNDPNIGSSEFTQDGTAAYTMALRWTLSGDARYANKSAEIIDAWSSTLKSISNHDARLLVGMDGQKYLNAAELLKHTWDGWPDQNQARFREMLLGIWYPIIKDFYPSANGNWDASMLQTMIAMGIFLDDREIFDRAADYFLSGEGNGAVANYFNQFGECQESGRDQVHTQMGLEFLANTCEFAWNQGVDLYGAHDNRLLLGFEYTAKYNLGHDVPYVPYRSFEGRYHYKEISDNSRGSLRLMYEKVFNHFGNRKGMSAEFTEQAALKNRERVFQKPDSDRDRGRSRRRRSDSDSERGRRRGSRGQGSLPWDTLMFANQSTVLFAIP, encoded by the coding sequence ATGACACAGCATCTTCGTTCGTGCATTGTACCTTTCGCTGTCGTTTTCATCGCTGCTTCGTCCGTCGCTTTGGATGGACATGCCTTTGAGCCCGACGGTGGCTTCTCGCATCCAGGTATCGCCCACCGTCGTGCTAGTATCGATTTTGTGAAAGAGAAGTTGAGGGCATCTGAGGAGCCTTGGTCGACGGCATGGAAGCAGTTGTGCGATTCGAGCTACGCCAGCCTGGATTGGGAAGCCCAGCCTCGAGCCCACGTCGAGCGGGGGCCCAGCAACGATCCCAACATTGGATCATCGGAGTTCACGCAGGACGGCACAGCGGCGTACACGATGGCATTGCGATGGACGCTCTCGGGAGACGCCCGCTATGCCAACAAGTCGGCTGAAATCATTGACGCTTGGTCAAGCACGCTGAAGTCGATCTCCAATCACGACGCGCGGCTGTTGGTCGGAATGGACGGCCAGAAGTACTTGAACGCTGCCGAACTGTTAAAACACACTTGGGACGGTTGGCCCGACCAGAATCAGGCACGATTTCGCGAAATGTTACTCGGCATTTGGTATCCCATCATCAAAGATTTCTATCCGTCCGCGAATGGCAATTGGGATGCGTCGATGCTTCAGACGATGATTGCGATGGGGATCTTTTTGGATGATCGTGAAATCTTCGATCGCGCCGCCGACTATTTCCTTTCGGGAGAAGGTAACGGTGCCGTTGCCAACTATTTCAACCAATTTGGTGAGTGTCAAGAATCGGGCCGCGATCAGGTTCACACACAAATGGGATTGGAGTTTCTTGCTAACACGTGCGAGTTTGCGTGGAACCAGGGCGTTGACCTGTACGGCGCCCACGACAACCGTTTGCTTTTGGGGTTCGAGTACACAGCCAAGTACAACCTTGGCCACGATGTTCCCTACGTCCCGTATCGCAGTTTTGAAGGGCGGTACCATTACAAGGAAATTTCGGATAACAGCCGCGGTTCATTGCGTTTGATGTACGAGAAGGTTTTTAATCACTTCGGCAATCGTAAGGGAATGTCCGCCGAATTTACCGAGCAAGCGGCGTTGAAGAATCGCGAGCGAGTTTTTCAGAAACCCGATTCCGATCGTGATCGGGGGCGGAGCCGACGACGTCGGTCTGATTCGGATAGCGAAAGAGGTCGTCGCCGTGGTAGTCGTGGGCAGGGCTCGTTGCCGTGGGACACGCTGATGTTCGCCAATCAATCGACCGTTCTTTTCGCGATTCCGTAG
- a CDS encoding sugar porter family MFS transporter: protein MPSRLFLWSLTSALAGFLFGFDTVVISGAEKTIQQLWSLSPGLHGLAMSMALWGTVIGSLVGAWPTDHFGRKKTLLWIGILYLVSAVWSGLATDVYSFMVARWIGGLGVGISTVAAPLFISEISPPDRRGRLAGMFQFNIVFGILVAFASNALLGGIGDNAWRWMLGVEAIPALIYSLMCIGLPESPRWLISHGKNEAEASRVIGLANPRFSESEIDGQIRQIRTDAEKSVGSGKFWQMRLRTPILLAFLIAFFNQLSGINAILYFAPRIFELTGLGQEAALLQSVGIGVTNLVFTFVGLWLIDRLGRRTLLLIGSFGYIVSLGMCAWAFQTEAFKIVPACIFAFIAAHAVGQGAVIWVFISEIFPNKQRAKGQTLGSFTHWIFAALLTTFFPSMVTAFPASQVFFFFCFMMVLQLVWVIFMVPETKGVPLEEMEAKLGIE from the coding sequence ATGCCCAGTCGACTTTTCCTTTGGTCGCTCACGTCCGCGCTGGCAGGATTTTTGTTCGGCTTTGACACGGTCGTGATTTCGGGCGCTGAGAAAACGATTCAGCAACTGTGGTCGCTCAGTCCCGGTCTTCACGGTTTGGCCATGAGCATGGCGCTTTGGGGCACCGTGATCGGTTCGCTTGTTGGTGCTTGGCCGACGGATCACTTCGGTCGCAAGAAGACATTGCTTTGGATCGGAATTCTTTACCTGGTCTCGGCGGTCTGGTCGGGGTTAGCGACGGACGTCTATTCGTTCATGGTTGCCCGTTGGATCGGCGGACTGGGCGTCGGGATATCGACGGTCGCCGCACCGCTTTTTATCTCGGAAATCTCGCCGCCCGACCGGCGTGGCCGATTGGCGGGAATGTTTCAATTCAACATTGTTTTTGGAATCTTGGTCGCGTTCGCTTCGAACGCACTGCTTGGCGGAATCGGCGACAACGCATGGCGTTGGATGCTGGGCGTAGAAGCCATTCCCGCATTGATCTATAGCTTGATGTGCATCGGGCTTCCCGAGAGTCCAAGGTGGTTGATCTCGCACGGGAAGAACGAAGCCGAGGCGTCTCGCGTCATCGGGCTGGCAAATCCCCGTTTTTCAGAATCGGAAATCGACGGCCAGATACGGCAGATCCGAACGGATGCAGAGAAGTCAGTCGGTTCGGGGAAATTTTGGCAGATGCGACTGCGGACGCCGATTCTGCTTGCGTTCTTGATCGCGTTCTTCAACCAGCTATCGGGTATCAACGCGATTCTCTATTTCGCGCCGCGTATTTTTGAACTCACCGGACTCGGCCAGGAAGCAGCATTGTTGCAGTCGGTCGGCATCGGGGTGACAAACTTAGTTTTCACGTTTGTGGGGCTTTGGTTGATCGATCGATTGGGGCGTCGGACGCTGTTGTTGATCGGATCGTTTGGGTACATCGTATCGCTGGGGATGTGCGCGTGGGCTTTTCAGACCGAGGCGTTCAAGATTGTGCCGGCGTGCATTTTCGCCTTCATCGCGGCGCACGCCGTCGGGCAAGGTGCTGTGATTTGGGTTTTCATTTCTGAAATCTTCCCGAACAAGCAGCGGGCAAAGGGGCAAACCCTGGGCAGCTTCACGCACTGGATTTTCGCGGCGCTGTTGACGACGTTTTTTCCCAGCATGGTGACCGCGTTTCCGGCATCCCAAGTTTTCTTTTTCTTCTGTTTCATGATGGTGCTGCAACTGGTCTGGGTGATTTTTATGGTGCCCGAAACCAAAGGCGTGCCGTTGGAAGAGATGGAAGCGAAGCTGGGCATCGAATGA